One Aethina tumida isolate Nest 87 chromosome 5, icAetTumi1.1, whole genome shotgun sequence genomic window carries:
- the LOC126265633 gene encoding uncharacterized protein LOC126265633: MGPAAIKFSKFIQCPEVKITPGKFGVNFRMINKTTQVVTGYLFIPEDIGYDVSIFIKCGKKENNKIMANAYTLDENHACDVLNRYVGPLWWDIERQVGLEQQKCPLKKGNYSVNNLYLDLSKMKIQMILQGSFFSKIKIKKNNQLLFCLDVEMDIFPKN; encoded by the exons ATGGGGCCTGCTGCaataaaattctcaaaatttattcaatgtcCTGAGGTAAAAATCACACCGGGAAAGTTTGGCGTTAATTTCAGGATGATCAACAAAACGACCCAAGTGGTCAcgggttatttatttattcctgaAGACATCGGCTACGACGTGTCG atatttataaaatgtggaaaaaaggaaaataataaaataatggcgAATGCCTACACTTTGGACGAGAACCACGCCTGCGATGTTTTGAACAGATATGTTGGTCCATTGTGGTGGGACATTGAAAGACAAGTTGGATTGGAACAACAAAAATGTCCACTGAAGAAG GGCAACTATAGCGTTAATAACTTGTACCTGGATTTGTCcaaaatgaaaatacaaatGATTTTGCAAGGAAGCTTcttttccaaaattaaaattaaaaaaaataatcaactaCTTTTTTGTTTGGACGTCGAAATGgacatttttccaaaaaattaa
- the LOC109595632 gene encoding kelch-like protein 26, whose translation MTKNKEKYLHDKPLNTIYYEHASHTTTLLAGLNSLREKGELLDITLVIEGSVFQAHKAVLAACSDYFRAMFTDNMLEARQNEICLNGITAKGFQQLLEYAYTTRLALNLANVQDVLEAASHVQMVAVIQACSNYLQSQIDIDNCVDIATIAETYSLSQLRMKVYSFMSGHLMEFSNSNEFYRLTLPQLENLLLYEFPVDCSEGDVLRIVINWFFRFDVPESEVRLAYAHRIFRCIHFKEISPIKLDNILDKAFQDRACDWKLYKAILDVYNKTRLEKVVHKSSLLNSRGMGMAVLKIGGFGLNGITNEITYCFSNEAKWKHLTSIPHVEQCNFGTAVLNNELYVVGGCFNQFLQENIHPFGFKFSPQDNKWTTLAPMMIERCRFTLNVVGQMLYAVGGVSEVDEFDLSTCECYNPNLDSWCMVQSLPAYITQHAGASYERSYGYNLFISGGIDRDNVQANMYCYDVNSDKWKVCSPMLKPRADHVMLNIGKYLYVCGGWTEDETRSRVLVDTIDAYDVERDRWEVVTRVPTPRYHAGIVSVHNKIYFIGGYHSDAMFDKYTAAVENYDIEKDVWTIEDKYPQDIWEHTCATLFIPKYRDDMEVIPAAESSV comes from the exons ATGAccaaaaacaaagaaaagtaCCTACATGACAAGCCCTTAAATACTATCTACTACGAGCACGCGTCGCACACTACCACCCTGCTAGCGGGTCTGAACTCCCTCCGGGAGAAGGGCGAGCTCCTCGACATCACCCTGGTGATCGAGGGCTCGGTGTTCCAGGCCCACAAGGCGGTACTCGCGGCCTGTAGCGATTACTTCCGTGCCATGTTCACCGACAACATGCTGGAGGCTCGGCAGAACGAGATCTGTCTGAACG GCATAACCGCCAAAGGATTCCAACAACTGTTGGAGTACGCCTATACCACCCGCCTTGCCCTCAACTTAGCCAACGTGCAGGACGTTCTGGAGGCGGCGTCCCACGTGCAGATGGTCGCCGTCATCCAAGCCTGCTCGAACTACCTCCAATCCCAGATCGACATAGACAACTGCGTCGACATTGCCACCATTGCGGAGACGTATTCCCTGAGCCAGCTGCGCATGAAGGTCTATAGCTTCATGAGCGGCCACCTGATGGAGTTCTCGAACTCCAATGAGTTTTATAGACTGACACTGCCCCAATTGGAGAACCTGCTGCTCTACGAGTTTCCGGTAGATTGCTCCGAAGGGGACGTGCTGAGAATCGTTATCAATTGGTTTTTTAGGTTCGACGTCCCCGA ATCGGAAGTCAGATTGGCGTACGCCCACCGCATTTTTCGTTGTAtccattttaaagaaatttcacCCATAAAACTTGATAACATTTTGGACAAGGCTTTCCAGGATAGAGCGTGCGATTGGAAATTGTACAAAGCAATTTTGGATGTGTACAACAAAACTAGACTGGAAAAAGTCGTTCACAAATCTTCGTTGTTGAACTCCAGGGGTATGGGCATGGCTGTGTTAAAAATCGGAGGCTTTGGTCTCAACGGTATAACTAACGAGATAACGTACTGCTTTTCTAATGAAGCCAAATGGAAGCACCTCACGTCGATCCCTCACGTGGAACAATGCAATTTTGGTACTGCTGTGTTAAATAATGAACTATACGTTGTTGGGGGATGCTTTAACCaatttttacaagaaaatataCATCCTTTTGGATTCAAGTTTAGTCCGCAAGACAATAAATGGACCACCTTAGCGCCTATGATGATCGAAAGATGTAGGTTCACCTTGAACGTTGTGGGACAAATGCTTTATGCGGTTGGGGGAGTCAGCGAAGTCGACGAGTTCGACCTGAGCACCTGCGAATGTTACAATCCGAATTTAGACTCTTGGTGCATGGTCCAGTCCCTACCAGCTTATATAACTCAGCATGCAGGCGCCAGTTACGAAAGAAGTTATGGCTACAACTTATTCATAAGTGGTGGCATCGACAGAGATAACGTACAGGCGAATATGTATTGTTATGACGTCAATAGTGACAAGTGGAAGGTATGCTCCCCCATGTTAAAACCAAGAGCAGACCATGTGATGCTTAACATAGGAAAATATCTTTATGTCTGCGGAGGCTGGACTGAAGATGAGACCAGGTCACGCGTTCTCGTCGACACTATAGACGCTTATGACGTGGAAAGAGATCGATGGGAAGTTGTTACGAGAGTACCAACTCCCCGATATCACGCGGGTATTGTAAGTgtacacaataaaatttactttataggTGGGTACCACAGTGACGCTATGTTCGATAAGTACACGGCTGCGGTGGAGAATTATGATATTGAAAAGGACGTTTGGACAATTGAAGACAAGTACCCTCAAGATATTTGGGAACACACATGTGccacattatttattccaaaataCAGGGATGATATGGAAGTTATACCTGCTGCGGAAAGTTCTGTTTAA
- the LOC109595612 gene encoding IQ and ubiquitin-like domain-containing protein: MSEGSSEHTNDYKIQSQVETILVQEKQIIVKYFLETTKKLLFTNSYSPTCLVASIKKNIERYFNVPFVNIILKVGNRILENEDKIGDFGSDDFGILEVTLAFTNANLKLEPEDVTQIYQHVPPVLPDVLTVQVPTEDKGVYNVVVEVENKCIYKPNLGGYQNRATGVEYHNAYSQTGPNRPRRPGVLFNHRDTQTASPKNKTVEVGVSKCTQANGISPWVPEVTDKIIVAKKYETAEEKETRLDVMGKVRHLQRCIRAWILRRRIRHLSGEYRRLLKEEKEREIKEEVENAERLKKDLINKAFPVNKEDFDMVYSMIERWKKAEIDKITRYYCGPAKIVEFQILLDKEIELLHSVDKIKQKVAEDVETQKVVNFFKSIGMPLRWTSDYKNISIEMDTIETQKGREYFQMYKSLCDKTLSTEQKLELYSRIKQHLGDHKCPTTEEMHKLIDRVGLMLARGMSKIHYMSVEKTIQKLMLHHFQQPECNEGVTDRMIRLKEERMKNKLICCKSCQKFKTMDSFALNARMTRTNVCNSCHWLNKGEDPLVDMSPYKYILKQIRKYELEHHGSTSAAMIVTVNDVYHIIDNIWHGKSALSECNDVHQLRLIRWNRKRQWSPWNCVPLTSEECKAHIRIKELSDVYDEHFMSTVFAKHALAKIQFRHLRFVEKCLSEECDSSSENVTHV, encoded by the coding sequence ATGAGTGAGGGCTCAAGTGAACACACAAATGACTACAAAATTCAATCTCAAGTCGAAACCATTTTGGTGCAAGAAAAGCAAATCATCGTTAAGTACTTCTTGGAAACCACTAAGAAGCTGCTCTTCACCAACTCCTATAGCCCAACATGTCTGGTGGCTTCCATCAAAAAGAACATCGAACGGTACTTCAACGTACCCTTCGTCAACATCATACTGAAAGTCGGCAATCGAATCTTGGAAAACGAAGACAAAATCGGCGACTTCGGAAGCGACGATTTCGGCATCCTGGAAGTAACGCTGGCCTTCACCAACGCCAATTTGAAACTGGAACCGGAGGACGTGACGCAAATCTATCAGCACGTGCCCCCCGTTTTGCCGGACGTGCTCACCGTGCAGGTGCCCACAGAGGACAAGGGGGTGTACAACGTGGTGGTGGAAGTGGAGAACAAGTGCATTTACAAACCGAATTTGGGCGGATACCAAAATAGGGCCACCGGCGTCGAGTACCACAATGCTTATAGCCAAACCGGACCGAACAGACCACGGAGGCCGGGCGTCCTTTTCAATCACAGAGACACTCAGACCGCGTCGCCGAAAAACAAAACGGTGGAGGTCGGCGTGTCGAAGTGCACACAGGCCAACGGGATCTCGCCTTGGGTTCCCGAGGTAACCGATAAGATTATCGTGGCGAAGAAGTACGAGACGGCCGAGGAGAAGGAGACGAGGCTGGACGTTATGGGGAAAGTCAGACATTTGCAGAGGTGCATTAGGGCTTGGATTTTGAGGAGGAGAATAAGGCACCTGAGTGGCGAGTATAGGAGGTTGCTGAAGGAAGAGAAAGAACGGGAGATAAAAGAGGAGGTGGAGAACGCCGAACGACTGAAGAAAGATTTGATAAATAAGGCTTTCCCAGTTAATAAAGAGGATTTTGATATGGTTTACAGCATGATAGAACGTTGGAAAAAGGCTGAGATTGATAAAATAACCAGGTATTACTGCGGACCTGCAAAGATCGTGGAGTTTCAGATCCTCTTGGACAAAGAAATCGAGTTGCTGCATTCTGTGGACAAGATCAAACAGAAGGTGGCCGAAGATGTGGAGACGCAAAAAGTGGTTAATTTCTTCAAAAGCATAGGTATGCCTTTGAGATGGACGAGTGACTACAAGAACATCAGTATTGAAATGGACACCATTGAGACGCAAAAGGGACGAGAATACTTTCAAATGTATAAATCACTGTGCGACAAAACCTTATCCACAGAACAAAAGCTGGAGCTGTACAGTAGAATCAAGCAACATTTGGGGGACCACAAGTGCCCAACAACGGAAGAAATGCATAAGTTGATAGACAGAGTGGGCTTGATGCTGGCCAGGGGTATGTCCAAAATCCACTATATGTCCGTggaaaaaacaattcaaaagcTGATGCTCCACCACTTCCAACAGCCCGAATGCAACGAAGGAGTGACCGACAGAATGATCCGCTTGAAAGAGGAACGCATGAAGAACAAATTGATCTGCTGCAAAAGCTGTCAGAAATTCAAAACAATGGACTCGTTCGCCCTGAATGCCAGAATGACCAGAACGAATGTGTGCAATTCGTGCCACTGGCTGAACAAAGGCGAGGACCCACTGGTCGACATGTCCCCGTACAAGTACATCCTAAAACAGATACGCAAATATGAACTGGAACACCACGGCAGCACTTCCGCCGCAATGATCGTCACGGTTAACGATGTGTATCACATCATTGACAATATTTGGCACGGAAAATCGGCGCTGAGCGAATGCAACGACGTCCACCAATTGCGCCTGATACGGTGGAATAGAAAACGGCAGTGGTCGCCTTGGAACTGCGTACCGTTGACCAGCGAGGAATGCAAGGCCCACATAAGGATAAAGGAGTTGAGCGACGTGTACGACGAACATTTTATGTCCACGGTGTTTGCTAAACATGCCCTGGCCAAAATCCAATTCAGGCATTTGAGGTTTGTCGAAAAATGTTTGAGCGAAGAGTGCGACAGCTCTTCGGAAAATGTCACTCATGTTTAA